From the genome of Gemmatimonadaceae bacterium:
GGCGCTCGTCACGTTGGGCGAAGACCTGGTGCAGTATCGCCGGCGTCCGGCGGAAGCGGTGCGCGACGAGGAGCCGGCGCGTCCGCCGCTGCGCCTGGACGACGCCTCGGATGGACGGTTGCGTGCGATGCGGCGTGCATGAGCGCCGCTCGTTAGGCAGCGACGGAAGCACCGACGGCCCGCCCTCCGGCGGGCCGTCGTGCATCCGGCGGTCGCGCTACTTCGTCTTCGGCGGCAGCACGTCGCGCAGCATGCGCTGCAAAACGGGATCGGAGAGCGACACATCCTCGAGCCGGGGAACCACGTGCATCTGGAGGCGTGGGTTCCGGTACTGTTCGGATCGCGTGTCCACGCCGCGTTCCTCGGCGCGGAGCGCGGGGGCAGCTTCCCAGATGGCGAGCAGGTCGGGCTGGCGAGCGGCGAGCCGGAGGAGGAGCTGACGCGCCTGTTCGGGGAGCACGGTGAGCAGGCGCTCGAACGCCTCGAAGTCGAGATCCGGGCGCAGGCGTTCGCGGAGGTCGGGCGACAAAATGAAGGGCGGTGTCGGGCGGCGGGGATCGGGCATGGCGGTGCGGGCAGAGCGGCGTTCGAGCGGTCCACTCAAGGCTGCGCAAATTTCGCCGCGGGCACAATGGCCCGCCGGAGCGCTCGCCTGGCCGAGCGCTCCGCACGCGGCGCTAGCTCGCCGGGGCCACCTGGTACTGCTCGAGCTGGCCGTTAGGCATCTCGTACGTCCAGACGCGCAGCACGCGTCCCTGGACCGTGACGCGATACACGCGCTCGATCATGCCGCCGCGGTTCGTCTGCCCGATCTGCACGAAGCCCGTCGGCGCGCCTAAGGGAGCGAGGCCCGTCGCGAAATCCTGCAGCGCCGCGGCGCTGAAGTACGCGTTCGCATCGGGCGTGAACACCGAGCGGTCCACCGTGCCCTTCTGCAGTCCCTCGAAGATGCTCCGGGCGCGCGCCGTCCGCTCGGCCGTCATCGCATCCTCGGTGGTGAACAGCACGCGCGAGACCTGCTGCGCGATGGCGCCGGACGCGGGGGCGGCATCCTGGTTGGTCAGCACCACGATCGCGGCGCTGTCGTCGGGGAACACCATGTTCTCCGCCGTGAAGCCCGAGACTTCGCCGGAGTGCGAGATCATGCGGTGGCCGCCCACCTGTCCCACCTCCACGCCTAACCCATAACCGGAGCTGACGCCGTTCTTGAGCAGCACCGTCGTTTCCATGGCCTTGTACGAGGCCGGGGACAACAGCGACTGCTTGATCATCGAGATGTCCCACTTCGCGAGGTCGGTCGGCGTCATGGCCAGCTCGCCGGCGCCGAACATCCAGCCCGGACCCGTGGGCGTCGAGGGCCGCAACGGCCCGAGGCCGTAGCGCATGTATCCGATGGGCTGCGCCGCCGACGGGCCGAGCGCATCGAAATCCACCGCGGTCGTGAGGCCGAGCGGGTCGAGAATGCGCGTATGGATGAATTTCGTGAACGGCGTGCCGCTCGCCTTCTGGACGATGAGACCCGCGATGATGAAGTTCGTGTTGCTGTACTGCCACTTGGTGCCCGGCTCGAAGTCGAGCGGCTGCTTGGCCCACCGGTCGATGATCTGCTGGGGCGTGGTGGGCTTCTCCATGCTGGGCGGCACGTAGTCCTGCGGCCAGAAATCCTGATACCCGGACGTGTGCGAGAGCAGCTCCCGCACCGTGACCTCGTTGCCGCGAGACAAGCCTGGCACGAACCGCGATACCGGGTCGTCGAGCGACACCTTGTGCTGCTGCGTCAACAACAGGATCGCGGCGGCGGTGAATTGCTTGCTGATGGACCCGATGGCGTACCGCATCGTGGTATCGGCCGGCGTCTCTCGGTCCAGCTTCGCCTTGCCGTAAGCGTGCACGTACGCGATGGCGCCGTGCCTAACGATAGCCACGGATGCGCTCGGGACGCCGGTCGCGGCGAGCACGGCGGTGGCGATCGAGTCGACCTGGGCGGGCAGTCGGCCGGCGTCCTGCGCGACGGCGGGCGCAGCCGCCGCGCCGCCGACACAGAGCGTCACCAGACAAACGAAACGAAATCGCATGATCGAATCGGTTGAGATCGAGAAACGGGAACGGATGCGCGCCGCTCAGCGCGACCCGGTGAGCGCCTTCACTTCGGGTGTGCCGGATGATGCCGGCGCGTTCTTCACGTATTTATCGAGCCACGCGACCCAGCGCGCCCACTGGTCGAGCACCGTCTCGCGCGTGAGCGGACCGTGGTCCTCGTACGGATACATGTACAACGCCGCGGTCTTGCCGAGTCCCTGGAGCGCGTGGAGCATGCGCACCGAGCTCTCGAGCGCGGTGCCGACGTTCTGATCTTCGAGCGAATGGTACATGAGCAGCGCGCCGCTCAATTTGTCGGCGTACATGAACGGCGACATGTCCAGATAGGTTTTCTGACCGTCCCAGAAGTCGCGCCGCTCGTTCTGGAATCCGTTAGGCGTGAGCGACCGGTTGTACATGCCGTCGCCGGCGATGCCGGCCTTGAAGAACGGCGTGTGCACCATCGCGTTCACGGTGCTGAATGCGCCGTAGCTGTGGCCGCCGATCGCCAGCTTCGTCCGGTCGATGTAGCCGGCGCGATCCAACTCGTCGATCACCGCGTAGAGATCGGCCTGCAGATCGGAGACGTAATTGTCGTTCATGCGTCCCTGCGCGCCGACGATGGGCGGGTCGAAGTCCGCCACCGCATAGCCCTGCGTGATCATGTACTCGATGGTGCGCGGTTGCGAGCGCGGAAACTGCTCGATGTTCTCGGTGCGCAGCGTGCGGAGATAGCCGCCCTGATCGGTGTACTCGTAGGGATAGAACCAGAACAGCGTGGGCAGCCGGGTGCCGTCCTTGTAATCATCGGGCAGCGTGAGGTTGACCAGGAACCGATAGCCGTCGGCGCGCGTCACCCAGATCCGCTTGTGCACCGCGTGCGTGAGCTCGGGCGTGTAGTCGATGTTGTTCGTCAGCTTGCGCGTCGCGCCCCTGGCGTCCCACAGATACGACTGCGGCACCGTCGTGCTCGATTGGCGCTCGACGATCAGCTTCGTCAGGCTGTCGTCCATCACCGCCGTCACCGTCGCGAAGCCGGCGGAATCGGCATCGAAGATCGGCGTTTTGCTGCCGGTGCGAATGTCGACGCGATCGACGAAGCCGCGCGGCGCGTGGTGCTCCCAGTCGCGATCGTAGCGGATGCCCTGCAGATACGCCGACGCGCCATCGGGCGAGAGCAGCGCGATTTCGCCGCCTAACCGACCGCGCGCGGTCATGATCGAGCCGGGATTCTCGTAGAACGTCACGGAGTCGGCGCCATTTCCGCCGCGGGCGCCGCCGAAGAACCCGCGACGGGTCGTCCCGACGGTGGCGTTGAGCCCGTGCAGCCGCCAGATGGTGTACTTCTTGTCGGGTTGCGCGAAGTACACGGCGTAGACGTGACCGGTGCCGCCGGTGTTCTCGGCGACGAAGGCCATCTTGGCG
Proteins encoded in this window:
- a CDS encoding serine hydrolase domain-containing protein, with product MTLCVGGAAAAPAVAQDAGRLPAQVDSIATAVLAATGVPSASVAIVRHGAIAYVHAYGKAKLDRETPADTTMRYAIGSISKQFTAAAILLLTQQHKVSLDDPVSRFVPGLSRGNEVTVRELLSHTSGYQDFWPQDYVPPSMEKPTTPQQIIDRWAKQPLDFEPGTKWQYSNTNFIIAGLIVQKASGTPFTKFIHTRILDPLGLTTAVDFDALGPSAAQPIGYMRYGLGPLRPSTPTGPGWMFGAGELAMTPTDLAKWDISMIKQSLLSPASYKAMETTVLLKNGVSSGYGLGVEVGQVGGHRMISHSGEVSGFTAENMVFPDDSAAIVVLTNQDAAPASGAIAQQVSRVLFTTEDAMTAERTARARSIFEGLQKGTVDRSVFTPDANAYFSAAALQDFATGLAPLGAPTGFVQIGQTNRGGMIERVYRVTVQGRVLRVWTYEMPNGQLEQYQVAPAS
- a CDS encoding prolyl oligopeptidase family serine peptidase gives rise to the protein MRITVSHQFRFASPLAALVLFAALPSVGRGQTTVAQRNDAAAPASDDAILAAEHYVRPPAAIERLVTAPRDNDVTLESATQSPTHRWFFKLVPAGMPSVQTFGKPHYYLGELQVDYEANRSRALTDRGGAKLELIDGLTGAVRTIEAPAGATMSSAEWSPDGARIAFIANFETATRLYVADVASGKSHAVGQAPLLATLVTEPQWTADGKSLVAVILPEARKPPPVRPAIATGPEVRITDGQKDKTRVYATLLQTPYDEALLEYYITGQLAVIDAASGAVHRIGAPAMIDAVDPSPDGKYFRITLIQKPFSYIVPLSSFARVEELWDASGRTVARLAAQPARLTDDRDDLTPAEREASDTVSRDFTWLPDGSGLAFLKQDPSPNGGASDSSAAEERGGAAAGRVRRKDHLYAWAPPYDSASRRQLFASDARIASVLFSDDAKMAFVAENTGGTGHVYAVYFAQPDKKYTIWRLHGLNATVGTTRRGFFGGARGGNGADSVTFYENPGSIMTARGRLGGEIALLSPDGASAYLQGIRYDRDWEHHAPRGFVDRVDIRTGSKTPIFDADSAGFATVTAVMDDSLTKLIVERQSSTTVPQSYLWDARGATRKLTNNIDYTPELTHAVHKRIWVTRADGYRFLVNLTLPDDYKDGTRLPTLFWFYPYEYTDQGGYLRTLRTENIEQFPRSQPRTIEYMITQGYAVADFDPPIVGAQGRMNDNYVSDLQADLYAVIDELDRAGYIDRTKLAIGGHSYGAFSTVNAMVHTPFFKAGIAGDGMYNRSLTPNGFQNERRDFWDGQKTYLDMSPFMYADKLSGALLMYHSLEDQNVGTALESSVRMLHALQGLGKTAALYMYPYEDHGPLTRETVLDQWARWVAWLDKYVKNAPASSGTPEVKALTGSR